The genomic region ACAACCTTTCAGCTGTGGTGGAGTTTGTCCTGCAGGGATTCTCAGAAAACCCCCAACTCCAAGGTTTCTTCACTGCTGCTTTCCTCCTCCTTTACCTGATGGCTTTTGCAGGGAACTGCCTCATACTCATGGCTATCTGCCTGAATCCAGTGCTCCACACCCCAATGTACTTCTTTCTCACCAATCTGGCCATTATAGACATCATCTGCATATCCACTGTTCTCCCCAAGTTGCTGGACAACCTGGTGGGCAGGGGCAGCACTATCTCCTATGAAGGCTGCATGACCCAGCTCTTTTTTCTGACATGGGTTGTGGGGGCTGAGCTGATGTTGCTCACCAttatggcctatgaccgctatgtggccatctgccaacCTCTGCACTATCACACACTGATGAGCAGGAACCTTTGTGCCTTACTGGCAGGTAGTATGTGGGTGATCAGTGGGGCCAACAGTTCCTTGCAAACCTGCCTAATGGCACGGCTAACTTTCTGTGGTTCCAATCAGATCCATCATTTCCTGTGTGATGTCCCCACAATGCTGTTGCTTGCTTGTGGCCCTAAATATCTGAACAATGTCATGATCATCATCGCAGATGGTTACTTTGGAGTGGTCAACTTCCTGCTTACCATGGCATCCTATGGTTTCATCATTGCTAGCATCCTGCAAATCCGAACAGCCGAGGGCAAACGCCGGGCCTTCTCCACTTGCTCTTCTCATCTTCTGGTGGTCTGCATGTACTATTCCACCCTCATCTACACCTATTTCCTTCCAGTGTCTGGCTCCTCCATGGAAAATGTTAAAGTGGTTGCCATCATGTATTCATCAGTCAGCCCCACTCTCAACCCACTTATCTACACCCTGCGGAACAAAGATGTAAAAGTGGCACTCAGGAAGGTCGTTGCCATATTTCgtaaatgaaaggaaatggcTAAGTTGAATTTTTCTATTAGCTAATTAAAAAATGGCTTTAGGAATGAGGTAAAAATATAGAGGAGTAGGATATAATTCAAGTGATAGATTTATGAAAAATGTACTAGCTCCAGTGGGAATTGGACAACCTTCTATCTGAATTTTAAGGAGCTAACTTGGATGCTAACTCAGATGCTCTCAGGGTTTCAGGGGAGCAGGAAGTTAGGGTGAAATGTAAGGGTAGAGTGAGTGACCTGGAGGAACAGTAGGAGTCCAAACAAGGTATGCCTTTTgttccctccctccactgtctgctgaTACTTTTACCCACATATGAGCATCAGAGAGAAAGGCTGTAACTTTCACGTTTGTGCTACTGGCCACTTCTTTTTGCATAGTGGAGTTCTTGGGCTCTAAAGTGAGGTTCAGTAAGCACACTGCTCTGTGCATTTTGATGTGGGGTTTCTCAATATCCTATTTTGGACAATCTCTCCAGGACCCTGATTCTCTAATCCAAATCCTCTAGGCATAAGAGGGATTTCTCCAGGAGCaggtacagctcagtggttgagcaccacaGCTTAGTGTCTGAgtacctccttcccatgtatgaggttctgggttccattttAGCAACCTGCAGAAGAAGAGTGTAttgtaacttattttttttttcccctttatgaaAGAGAAGCATCATTCTTTAACCAAGAATGCTTCCCATAATGAGAAaaaattgttttggtttttagCTTGCATGAAAGCTTCTTCAACACTATTTATATATGCTCAGTTCCTTCTCAATGTCCTCTCCCCTTCCTAGCACttgtcctctccctcctcctttttATCATAGCAATTATTAAGTCTTATATTCTGTTTCTAGCCTCTGTGTTCTTCACTGTTCCAACCTAgactttattctcttttcttgaTAATTGCAATCATGTTCACATCTACATTTATCATTATTTGCTAGTGATTAGCCTAATTTATAGCTAGAGAAAATCCCTCACCTCCAAACTCCAGAGTCATTGATATATCTGTCAAGTGAAATGTCATTTAAAAGTTTCCCAGACATACAATTCAATAGGTTAAATGCATGTACTTCATTGTCCTTAAACCCTTCTAGCTCTAAGAGTACAGTTACTGAAGAAATTCCTGCTCCTATCCAAAACATACTCAAATCATATTGATTGAATCAAAACACCTCTCATGTCTTCCACTTCCCCCATCACTAACAGTTATGTGAAGATGCTACACCATCCTTACTGGATGACCCACAACTACCAACTGGCCTACCAACATGTATTCTTTACTTCCCATGATTAGTTTATGCACTGCATCCAAAGTTATAAATCTCACAGAATTTTATAATGAAATGTTTCAAGCATATAGCAAAGTTGAAAGGATTTTACAGCAAACATTTTTGTGCCTATCACCTAAATTCTATTTTAACCTATTTCAACATTTGTTTTATTACTTATCTACCACTATTCCATCCATCaatttatcttgttttttaagaattttaaagaacATTTCAATTGAATGCCATCTCTACAGAGAGGAATGAAAAGGCACATCAGCTTTCTGTCTCACACTGTACACTTCTCCTTAAAATCTTCATTGGAATTGCTGTTCATTAGTGTTCAactattgtttgtttttctttttttcctttattttcttttaaatgttacataaaaaatatgaggtttccatataactcCCACCCCACCTATACCACACcatccacatcaacaaactcttccatcattgtggcacatccacagcacctggcgaatacattctggagaactgctgcagcacatggacagtggtccacattgtagtccagactctcccccagttcagccagtaggccatgacaggacacacaacactcagcatctgtccctgaagtaccacctaggacagctccagatcctgaaaatgcccccacaccatatctcttcttccctctccatcagcagccaccgtggccaccatctccacatcactactacaatacAACTATCATTGACAGTTTCTTTTTCGAGTTGggataaaaattttaatgcaatGTATAAGCAAGAGAGAACATTTTCTGAGTTTTGACAATTGCATATCACTGCTAACCCCAAACCATGTCAAGATATAGATTAAAACTCCCACACCATCCTGCTGCTATCCAAACAATTCTCACCTCACTCTTTGCTGAAGTCATCACTCTTCTGATATTTTTCCACTGTGCATCAGTTCTGCATGAtctagaacttcatataaattgAACTGTCAAGTTTATGGGGCTAAAAATACCTAGCATTCTGCTTTTGAGATACATTCCTTTTGCTCCTTATGTCATTAGtttgtccctttttatttttgtatccattgtatgaatatgtcACATTTTATTCATAAACTCACCTGATGATggacatatttatttttctaacttttgactattatgaataaagctgttatgaacatttgtgtacctGTCCTTCTGAAGATGTGGTTTTGCTTCTTTTGTGCAGATGACTAAGAATGTAATTGTTGAGTCTTAGGGAATGTGTAGGTTTACTTTTATAGGAAACCATCAACtgtttttcttaaaatacttgcaccattttacagtccctcCAGCAATAAATTAGTACTCTGATTTTCCACATCCTCATTAACAATTGGCATTGTATAAAGAAATGTTGAATGGAGAAGAGGAAGTAGTAACCTACAGAATTAAGAGGTTTAGGATCAGCAAATTGCTGTCTAGTGACAtatctcctttaatttttttttttacaaatttttgaCTGTGTTATTATTTCTCATCACACTCCTTGTATGATCCAAGGTCCTGAGTGATTCAGCTCCACCCATTCTAATCTTTCACCCTTCCTCTTCTCTTACCCTTTTACCAGTCCCAATGCTCAGTTCTCCAGCTGACAATGTGTCATATAAGCTCCCTCCCTTGTCCTCTGTTACTTCACCTGGCTCAAACTTTACATTATGCAGGTCTCAGATGAAATGCAACTTCAGAGAACTCTTTTTGCCACATTATCTAAAGATTTTCCTACACATTGTCATCctatattattcttttcatttcctttgaaaCATTAATCAATATGTGAAAGTATCTTGTTTACTATTTACTCATTTAAGTTTCATTAGAACATAAGCCTCTCCTTGAAGGCATGGGGGTTTGTCTATATAGTCTGTTGCTGTATTCCTAGCATTTAGCCTCGAACTGGCATGTAGTAGGCATCTAATAAGTTcaagttgaatgaatgaatgtctcCCCAAAATACAGTATAAGTACTGAGaatgtgttgatcttgtacgcCTAATTCAAGCTGAGCACAAGATAAATGCCAAGtgtttaataaacatttgttgaatgaatggcaTCCCTTAAACGTTATGGGGATGAGTGGATGTAGACCTGGCAAAAGTCAAGTATCtgcagttaattgccaaagtcaaggtgggtgtggctgctgcaatgaaaggcagattcaaaaaagcactcaaaatagtctgaatcatgtagagttatggtgttggctaatacatcatggaaTACCTAACAGTGAAGTAggtgggcagtctactaaatttcttctggatctgtataaacagaagagttctacgTATggtgaacaaaattttaactcaaATGACAGATGCAGAGAGTCATGCCCTTTAATCAagtcccagacttgagacagctTACAGACTCAGAGCCCATGGAATAGGAAGAGGTCAGGTCTCCTTGGGGAGGGATCCTATTAAACtgtccaaaatttatactgttaatcttcctcccacatttccccaaggagatctatgacCCTtcaccagagtaactgtgcactggtgAAAAGGAAATGGTCAGACATTTctgggattattagacactggctcagaagtgatgTTAATCCCAGGAgatccaaaacatcactgtggttcAACAGTCAGAGTAGGGgattatggaggtcaggtgattaatgaaGCTTTAGCTCAGGCCTATCTCACAGTAGGCCCattgggtccctggacccattctgtggctattccccagttccagaatgcataattggaatagacttactcagtaactggcagaatccctacATTGGATCCCTTACTTGTGGAGTgaaggctattatggttggaaaggccaggtagaagtcactagaactgcccctaactagcaaaatagtaaatcaaaaacaataccagattcctggagggaatgcagaaattagtgccaccatcaaggatttgaaggatgcaagggtggtgattaccaccacatccccattcacctatcctatttggcctgtgcagaaaacagatggatctttcAGAAatacagtagattatcataaacttaaccaggtggtgactccaattgtagctgatgtcccagatgtggtatcattgcttgagcaaatgaACATGTCCCCTGTACCTGGTATGTAGCagttgatttggcaaatgtttATTCTCAGTTGCTATTAataagccccccccccccaggaatagtttgctttcagctggcaaggccaactaggtggcaataccttgcagggctggggctatgttctccaggaggttatgtatgctttaaatcagcatccactcaaTGGTGATGTTTCTCCCaaaaccaggatccatgggtctaggaatcaaggggtggaaatgggaatagcaccactcactattacccttaGTGATCTTCTaggaaaaattttgcttcctgtccctgcaacctcaaactctgctggtctacaggttttagtcccaaaaggaggagtactGGCACCAGGAAACACAGCCATGATTCCATTTAACTAGAAGTTAAAACTGCCCCCTGGCCGcattgggctcctcttacctctgaatcaatagtcaaagaagggaattactctaCTGGCTGCAGTGATTGATCCtcactatcaaggggaaataggactgcatctacataatgggggtaaagaagagtttgcctggaatacaggagatcctctagggcatctcctagtactgcctaGTCCTATgaataaagtcaatggaaaattgcaacaacccaatccaagtaagactaacaatggcccagaatcttcaggaatgaaagtttgggtcaccctaccaggcaaagaaccacagccaactgaagtacttgctgagggtaatggaaacatggaatgggtagtggaagaaggtagtgataaatatgaactttggcCACATGACCTGTTACAGAAATggggactataatggtcatgaatattttttccttatttcattatgatgatgattgtatatatacacaaaatgaatttttgtCTTCTTCTCCAAATTTTCCGCTtgtcatataacaagttgtatccatttcatgtaataatatttgaggatattatccaagaacttgcaccctccTATTCTGTATGGAGTTAGCATTTCCAGCTGTACACAggaaagttgaacattgttaTGTGGacatatatgcatgtctgtttttattttttacttagagactaagtatgttTTAAGGTATTGTGTATGGTTGACAAGGAGTGGacagtgatggttaggctattgtatcaGTTTGGCCAGGAAATTGTGCCCTGTTGTTCAgtaaagcaagcactgggctaactgtaatacaagagtattaatggactttagtcaccattgactttactgcagtggtaaagtcatagatagctggttataattacatccatcaaggagattgccatcagcaatgggtgatgcttacccaatcagttgaatgccttaaaaggggagatGATTACAgctttgagagagaatttcccagctcatctttggacagccaacatctctcagaaatcatgaagaaccttcattggactttcatcagagccccttgttgcagcctacctgtggaacctggatGCATGCATCCCCATGGCtctgtgagagactctgataaatctcttactattgacagatatcccttgttgattctgttttcctagagaatccTGAATAATAAAGAAGACTTTTTTTAGCACTTTTGGTATTTCCAGTTCCAGCACCTCACttttctggtaccaaaatctgttttagtttgttaaaattGCTAAAAGCAATATGCCAGAAAATTGCTGgattttacaatggagatttattactTACCATCCTGAGATGgagaaaaatatctaaatcaagAGCATCAGGTGATGCTCTTTCCCTGAAGactgactgccagtgatcctgaaCTCCTGGAGTGTTAAATGAGAAGGCAAATGAtggtttttcccttctcctccaggtcttgTGACATTCAGCTTCCTGGTTTCtatggcttcctctctcagcttctgcatttctctctgttcctgtgtcattttttcctctctctttctgtactcatcctatttataaaggattccagtaagagtattaagacccatcctcagtTTTttctactgaagtaatctaatctaaAAGGTTCATTCCCACAGAAGTGGAGTAGCTCTAATGTCATgatttctggggtccatccaacATTAAACACCAGGTAATTGTGaccagtttttggtcaagcaagtattgggctagttgtaatacaaggacatgtatggactttagtcatcagtagGTTTCGTGCATAGCtagctaattacatctacaatcaactgggGAGATTGCTATCAACAGTAAGTGATAGTTTATCCAaccagttgaatgtcttaaaaggggaaatgatttcaacattcagagataATTTCCTAGCTTGCCTTTGggcagccaatgtctcccaggaA from Dasypus novemcinctus isolate mDasNov1 chromosome 14, mDasNov1.1.hap2, whole genome shotgun sequence harbors:
- the LOC101412616 gene encoding olfactory receptor 13A1-like, producing MAANNLSAVVEFVLQGFSENPQLQGFFTAAFLLLYLMAFAGNCLILMAICLNPVLHTPMYFFLTNLAIIDIICISTVLPKLLDNLVGRGSTISYEGCMTQLFFLTWVVGAELMLLTIMAYDRYVAICQPLHYHTLMSRNLCALLAGSMWVISGANSSLQTCLMARLTFCGSNQIHHFLCDVPTMLLLACGPKYLNNVMIIIADGYFGVVNFLLTMASYGFIIASILQIRTAEGKRRAFSTCSSHLLVVCMYYSTLIYTYFLPVSGSSMENVKVVAIMYSSVSPTLNPLIYTLRNKDVKVALRKVVAIFRK